Below is a genomic region from Brassica oleracea var. oleracea cultivar TO1000 chromosome C9, BOL, whole genome shotgun sequence.
ACTTTATCTGAACATGGAGATCAGAGACCTGAAGAACCCTTCATCACAGGGTATGATAAGACCCATATTATGGTCAAAACCAAACTCTTCCTCGGCTAGTCGGAGCAACGTTTGAAACTCGGAGTATTCGAGCCACGAGATGGGAACGATGTAGCGACTTCGGTTTGGTCCAACATAAACCGGAAAATGACCTTTTGGCACGTCTTGTGGAAAACTATCATCTTCTTGATTATAGTAGCAACCGTTGACGTTCTTCTTCTTCCCTAGACTCGAGCATCTCTTTAAGATTTGCTTGATCGATGTTGCTTGAGATGACCTCTTTATTGTCATTATTTAATTTTTAATCTTTTCCTTTTTCTCTGAAACTTGGGTTTTGTTTGAAGAAATGTTATGGACGTTAGAGGTACATGGTGAAGTATTTATAATATATGGAGTATGGACAGTTTGGAATGTTAATAAATTGATGGAAAAATAATATATATTAATATGTACAGAGACATAGTAGGCTTTTATAATTAGTTGAGTATATAACAATATAGATAACAATTAATTGTCTTTGATTACTTCTGACGTTGACCAAAGCAGTGAATATATTATAGGTATTATTAAATGTATGTTCAAACATTTACATGTATATATAGATATGCATTAGTATGAATGCACAATAATATTCTTTTCTTATTTGTTAATTTACTAATAGATCATAATTTTAATTATTATTAGTAATATATCATATTTAGGTTGCTTAGTTATGACGTTAAAAACTATGGTTTTTTTTGCAAAATTGACCTAAAACTCAAAGTTAAACACAAAACTAACTTTTTTTTTTTTGAAAATTAATTTTGCCCTATTCACCCCACAAGTTCATACAATTCACGAAAATGCAATCAATTTTTTTCTTTTCGAAAACGACATTTTTACTCTCTCACCCGCATCATCTTCAAGTAATTACAAGATTGTCATTGTCATCAATACCCCAACCACCAAGAACAACCAATTTGAACCTCTTAATGCTCCCAAAATCGATTTACCCTTCTTCTTTCTTCATTCTTATGAACTAAACGCAACATCTCTCTCACTTTCTCTCCACATTCAGCTAAAAAACCAAAGATTTTGATTCTATATTTTTTATGGTTCATAGAGTCATAGAAGCTAACGATTCTGGGTGGGTCAATTTCGTTTGAGATTCTGTGTGCTTGGAGAAGCCT
It encodes:
- the LOC106317004 gene encoding auxin-induced protein 15A-like, encoding MTIKRSSQATSIKQILKRCSSLGKKKNVNGCYYNQEDDSFPQDVPKGHFPVYVGPNRSRYIVPISWLEYSEFQTLLRLAEEEFGFDHNMGLIIPCDEGFFRSLISMFR